One Streptomyces sp. L2 genomic window carries:
- a CDS encoding amino acid ABC transporter permease, translating to MFDFLQGYDVLGAFWMTVKLTVFSAVGSLVWGTLLAGMRVSPVPLMRWFGTVYVNIVRNIPLTVIIVFASLGLADIFGVTLGASDFQIQGFRLAILGLAGYTAAFVCESIRAGINTVPVGQAEAARAIGLNFAQTLRLIVLPQAFRAVISPLANVLIALTKNTTVAAAIGVAEAAALMKKMIENEAQTLAIGAVFAFGFVVLTLPTGLLLGWLSKRMAVKR from the coding sequence GTGTTCGACTTTCTTCAAGGTTATGACGTCCTGGGGGCGTTCTGGATGACGGTGAAGCTCACCGTCTTCTCCGCGGTCGGCTCCCTGGTCTGGGGCACCCTGCTGGCCGGGATGCGGGTCAGCCCTGTCCCGCTGATGCGCTGGTTCGGCACCGTCTACGTGAACATCGTCCGCAACATCCCGCTGACGGTCATCATCGTGTTCGCCTCGCTCGGTCTCGCCGACATCTTCGGGGTGACGCTGGGTGCCTCCGACTTCCAGATCCAGGGCTTCCGACTCGCGATCCTCGGCCTGGCCGGGTACACGGCCGCCTTCGTCTGCGAGTCGATCCGGGCCGGCATCAACACGGTTCCGGTCGGCCAGGCCGAGGCCGCCCGCGCGATCGGGCTGAACTTCGCCCAGACGCTGCGTCTGATCGTGCTGCCCCAGGCGTTCCGCGCGGTCATCAGCCCGTTGGCAAACGTGCTGATCGCCCTGACGAAGAACACCACCGTCGCGGCCGCCATCGGCGTGGCCGAGGCGGCGGCCCTGATGAAGAAGATGATCGAGAACGAGGCCCAGACGCTGGCCATCGGCGCCGTCTTCGCCTTCGGGTTCGTGGTCCTGACCCTGCCCACCGGCCTGCTCCTGGGCTGGCTGAGCAAGCGCATGGCGGTGAAGCGATGA
- a CDS encoding amino acid ABC transporter permease: protein MTSVLYDTPGPRAKRRNALLSVVFLVLLAALVWWIWSVLDDKNQLQWSLWQPFTTSQAWTTYLLPGLANTLKAAALAMVIALPLGAVFGIARLSDHRSVRVVAGVVVEFFRSIPVLLLMLFANELYSRYTQVTSDNRPMYAVITGLVLYNASVLAEVVRAGILALPKGQSEAAYAIGLRKGQTMSSILLPQAVTAMLPAIVSQLVVIVKDTALGGVMIGYAELLSERGTLAANYANVFASFVVVAAVYVVLNFALTSFAGWLEGRLRRSKRSTGAVLGAEDMEEMNPAGVGGTAGTGAGGTI, encoded by the coding sequence ATGACGTCCGTCCTCTACGACACTCCGGGGCCCCGCGCCAAGCGGCGCAACGCGCTCCTGTCCGTCGTCTTCCTGGTCCTGCTCGCCGCCCTGGTGTGGTGGATCTGGTCCGTGCTCGACGACAAGAACCAGCTGCAGTGGTCCCTGTGGCAGCCGTTCACGACGTCCCAGGCCTGGACGACCTACCTGCTGCCCGGCCTCGCCAACACCCTGAAGGCGGCCGCGCTGGCCATGGTCATCGCGCTTCCGCTGGGCGCGGTCTTCGGCATCGCACGCCTGTCCGACCACCGCTCTGTGCGCGTGGTGGCCGGTGTGGTCGTCGAGTTCTTCCGCTCCATCCCCGTGCTGCTGCTGATGCTGTTCGCCAACGAGCTGTACAGCCGCTACACGCAGGTCACCAGCGACAACCGGCCCATGTACGCGGTGATCACCGGCCTCGTGCTCTACAACGCCTCGGTGCTCGCCGAGGTCGTCCGGGCGGGCATCCTGGCCCTGCCGAAGGGACAGAGCGAGGCGGCGTACGCGATCGGCCTGCGCAAGGGCCAGACGATGTCCAGCATCCTGCTCCCGCAGGCGGTCACCGCCATGCTGCCGGCCATCGTCAGCCAGCTCGTCGTCATCGTGAAGGACACCGCGCTGGGTGGTGTGATGATCGGCTACGCCGAACTGCTGAGCGAGCGCGGCACCCTGGCCGCCAACTACGCCAACGTCTTCGCCAGCTTCGTCGTCGTGGCGGCCGTCTACGTCGTCCTCAACTTCGCCCTGACGTCCTTCGCCGGCTGGCTGGAGGGCCGGCTGCGGCGCAGCAAGCGCAGCACGGGTGCGGTGCTGGGCGCGGAGGACATGGAGGAGATGAACCCGGCGGGGGTGGGCGGCACCGCCGGTACAGGAGCGGGCGGCACGATCTGA
- a CDS encoding FAD-dependent monooxygenase — protein MDPVIIVGAGPVGLTLALALARQEVPSVVLDEGSGKDEPRPARTVVLREETAALLERLTGAALGEQGARWAGWRSLRRRQVMNEVTFDAADPAPLHIAQHFLTDALRAAVVGEPLVEVAVDSRLDAIEQERSGVSAHTKGPKGTWWRGGYLVGCDGPRSTVRKLQDIRFPGRTAVERHAVATLRAELPWEGRALLHRMPPWRSSGPSSGEVTAHPLPDGVWRLDWLLPPGKDLVTPETLVARIRETLAGWTDGPTPAYDLLDTGVHTVHHRLARRWRVGRVFLAGDAAHLLGALGTQGLDEGLRDADNLAWKLAPAWHHGPHEALLDSYQAERRGVVAARLRAADQVLPLLRGGGGLRHYVPGAARGHDALLTDGHLGRGALGAPGAYAGSPLAPRQLEGEIAVETPPGSQVTDVRVTAEDGTFVRLRDRLGRGALLVVLIAPGTGVWARKHWVSAGVMPRLAAAVTALPHPAELLVAEEYPGAPAHSVLLVRPDGHLVTAFGGVRPADLYAAAEATLGGTVKEQARAGAGAR, from the coding sequence GTGGACCCGGTGATCATCGTCGGAGCGGGGCCCGTCGGGCTCACTCTCGCCCTGGCCCTGGCCCGCCAGGAGGTGCCTTCGGTCGTCCTCGACGAAGGGTCCGGCAAGGACGAGCCGCGCCCCGCGCGCACCGTCGTGCTGCGCGAGGAGACGGCCGCCCTGCTGGAGCGGCTGACCGGGGCGGCACTGGGCGAGCAGGGCGCGCGTTGGGCCGGATGGCGGTCGTTGCGGCGCAGACAGGTGATGAACGAGGTCACTTTCGACGCGGCCGATCCCGCCCCGCTGCACATCGCCCAGCACTTCCTCACCGACGCCCTGCGCGCGGCCGTCGTCGGCGAGCCACTGGTCGAGGTCGCCGTGGACAGCCGGCTGGACGCGATCGAGCAGGAACGGTCCGGCGTCAGCGCTCACACCAAGGGCCCGAAAGGCACCTGGTGGCGCGGGGGTTACCTGGTGGGCTGCGACGGCCCCCGCTCCACCGTGCGCAAACTCCAGGACATCCGCTTCCCGGGCCGTACGGCGGTGGAGCGGCACGCGGTCGCCACGCTCCGCGCGGAACTTCCGTGGGAGGGTCGCGCGTTGCTCCATCGGATGCCGCCGTGGCGGTCGTCCGGCCCGTCGTCCGGTGAGGTGACCGCCCACCCGCTCCCGGACGGAGTCTGGCGCCTGGACTGGCTGCTGCCGCCGGGGAAGGACCTCGTCACGCCCGAGACGCTGGTGGCCCGGATCCGCGAGACCCTCGCGGGCTGGACGGACGGCCCGACACCGGCGTACGACCTCCTCGACACCGGAGTCCACACGGTGCACCACCGGCTGGCCCGCCGGTGGCGCGTGGGCCGGGTGTTCCTCGCCGGGGACGCCGCCCACCTGCTGGGCGCGCTCGGCACGCAGGGGCTCGACGAAGGCCTGCGCGACGCCGACAACCTGGCCTGGAAGCTGGCCCCGGCCTGGCACCACGGCCCGCACGAGGCGCTGCTCGACAGCTACCAGGCCGAGCGGCGTGGGGTCGTCGCGGCCCGGTTGCGCGCCGCCGACCAGGTGCTGCCGCTGCTGCGTGGCGGTGGCGGGCTGCGCCACTACGTTCCGGGCGCGGCGCGCGGGCACGACGCACTGCTCACAGATGGTCACTTGGGGCGCGGCGCCCTCGGTGCGCCGGGGGCGTACGCCGGCTCTCCGCTCGCACCCCGGCAGTTGGAGGGGGAGATCGCCGTCGAGACGCCGCCCGGTTCTCAGGTCACGGATGTGCGGGTGACGGCGGAGGACGGAACCTTCGTACGGCTGCGCGACCGACTCGGACGCGGCGCCCTGCTGGTCGTACTGATCGCGCCGGGCACCGGCGTGTGGGCGCGCAAGCACTGGGTGTCCGCGGGGGTCATGCCCCGTCTCGCGGCGGCGGTGACCGCGCTGCCGCACCCCGCCGAACTGCTGGTGGCCGAGGAGTACCCGGGGGCGCCGGCGCACAGCGTGCTGCTCGTACGGCCCGACGGTCACCTGGTCACCGCGTTCGGCGGTGTCCGCCCGGCCGACCTGTACGCGGCGGCGGAGGCGACGCTGGGCGGCACGGTGAAGGAACAGGCACGGGCGGGCGCCGGCGCACGCTGA
- a CDS encoding putative leader peptide: MTDTRVRLWRRVHMDLVRYAGCVCRPSC; encoded by the coding sequence ATGACCGACACCCGCGTACGCCTGTGGCGACGGGTCCACATGGACCTCGTCCGCTACGCGGGCTGTGTGTGTCGCCCGTCCTGCTGA
- a CDS encoding cysteine dioxygenase, which yields MSVSPSASPSSTVPVSGASASAGPGSAGPAFGASVSGASVSGASVSGASVSGASASATGPAPTQADLLDFVRRAAADAELIASLPLDPEGRTWVRLAGPGGSEAWLIGWPPGTGTGWHDHAESVGAFLTASGELTENALAARLPTDGWTTLELAQDVDRERRLTAGQGRSFGRDHVHEVLNESPDRHAISVHAYYPPLPRIRRYSRSGQVLRLEQVERPEDWQ from the coding sequence GTGTCTGTCTCACCTTCCGCATCCCCTTCTTCCACCGTTCCGGTCTCCGGCGCTTCGGCTTCCGCCGGTCCGGGTTCCGCCGGTCCGGCTTTCGGCGCTTCGGTCTCCGGCGCTTCGGTCTCCGGCGCTTCGGTCTCCGGCGCTTCGGTCTCCGGCGCTTCGGCTTCTGCCACCGGTCCGGCGCCGACCCAGGCGGACCTTCTCGACTTCGTGCGGCGTGCGGCCGCCGACGCGGAGCTGATCGCCTCCCTCCCGCTCGATCCCGAGGGCCGTACCTGGGTGCGGCTCGCGGGGCCCGGTGGGAGCGAGGCGTGGCTGATCGGCTGGCCTCCCGGCACGGGCACCGGCTGGCACGACCATGCCGAGTCCGTCGGAGCCTTCCTCACCGCGTCGGGCGAACTCACGGAGAACGCGCTGGCCGCACGGCTGCCCACGGACGGCTGGACCACTCTGGAACTCGCCCAGGACGTGGACCGCGAACGCCGGCTGACCGCCGGGCAGGGCCGCTCCTTCGGCCGCGACCATGTGCACGAGGTGCTCAACGAGTCCCCGGACCGACACGCGATCTCCGTGCACGCCTACTACCCGCCTCTGCCGCGGATCCGCCGATACAGTCGCAGCGGCCAGGTGCTGCGCCTGGAGCAGGTCGAACGCCCGGAGGACTGGCAGTGA
- a CDS encoding rhodanese-like domain-containing protein, which yields MSGTDEQPVGIDELLDRVREGYRRVEARQAHEAARTGEALLVDIRYAALRERDGLIPGALVIERNELEWRLDPRGSHRLPQATGHDLRIVIICNEGYASSLAAASLHQLGLRRATDLVGGFQAWRAEGLPVTPGHP from the coding sequence GTGAGCGGCACGGACGAACAGCCGGTCGGCATCGACGAGTTGCTGGACCGCGTCCGCGAGGGCTACCGGCGCGTCGAAGCACGACAGGCGCATGAGGCGGCGCGCACCGGTGAGGCGCTGCTGGTCGACATCCGGTACGCGGCCCTGCGCGAGCGGGACGGGCTGATCCCGGGCGCCCTCGTCATCGAACGCAACGAGTTGGAGTGGCGGCTCGATCCGCGGGGCAGTCACCGGCTGCCGCAGGCCACCGGACACGACCTGCGCATCGTGATCATCTGCAATGAGGGCTACGCCTCCAGTCTGGCGGCGGCTTCCCTCCACCAGCTGGGCCTGCGCCGGGCCACGGACCTGGTGGGTGGCTTCCAGGCGTGGCGCGCCGAGGGCCTGCCGGTGACGCCGGGACACCCGTGA
- the recX gene encoding recombination regulator RecX produces the protein MTRRTGWAEDEHAAPGVPPWGTRGPRGRGTGGGDTAGFAGPANADEGGHGLSEYGHNEYGHGEYGNSESGPGHGNGEYPGGRRRGRRRRGFGKPATEDEGAPSSSRAERGESSGDPAERARAICLRLLTGTPRTRKQLADALRKREIPEDVAEEVLSRFEEVGLINDSAFADAWVESRHHGRGLARRALARELRTKGVDSALIDEAVGQLDSEQEEETARDLVARKLRATRGLDRDKRIRRLAGMLARKGYPEGMALRVVRQALEEEGEDTEFLEGEDV, from the coding sequence GTGACGCGACGAACCGGCTGGGCCGAGGACGAGCACGCCGCCCCGGGCGTCCCCCCATGGGGGACACGGGGGCCACGGGGGAGGGGCACCGGAGGCGGTGACACGGCGGGCTTCGCGGGTCCCGCCAACGCCGACGAGGGCGGGCACGGGCTGAGCGAGTACGGGCACAACGAGTACGGGCACGGCGAGTACGGGAACAGCGAGTCCGGACCCGGGCACGGGAACGGCGAGTACCCGGGCGGCCGCAGGCGCGGCCGGCGGCGGCGCGGCTTCGGAAAGCCGGCCACAGAGGACGAAGGCGCCCCCTCCTCGTCGAGGGCCGAGCGGGGGGAGTCTTCGGGGGACCCGGCTGAGCGGGCGCGGGCTATCTGCCTGCGCCTGCTCACCGGGACCCCTCGCACCCGCAAGCAGCTCGCGGACGCCCTCCGCAAGCGGGAGATCCCCGAGGATGTGGCCGAGGAGGTGCTGTCCCGGTTCGAGGAGGTCGGACTGATCAACGACAGCGCCTTCGCGGACGCCTGGGTGGAGTCCCGGCACCACGGCCGGGGCCTGGCCCGGCGCGCCCTCGCCCGGGAGCTGCGCACCAAGGGCGTCGACTCGGCGCTGATCGACGAGGCCGTCGGACAGCTCGACTCCGAGCAGGAGGAGGAGACCGCGCGCGACCTGGTCGCCCGCAAGCTGCGCGCCACCCGCGGCCTCGACCGCGACAAGCGCATCCGCCGCCTCGCCGGCATGCTGGCCCGCAAGGGCTACCCGGAGGGCATGGCCCTCCGCGTGGTCCGCCAGGCCCTGGAAGAGGAGGGTGAGGACACGGAGTTCCTGGAGGGCGAGGACGTCTGA
- the recA gene encoding recombinase RecA, with product MAGTDREKALDAALAQIERQFGKGAVMRMGERSMEPIEVIPTGSTALDVALGVGGLPRGRVVEIYGPESSGKTTLTLHAVANAQKAGGQVAFVDAEHALDPEYAKKLGVDIDNLILSQPDNGEQALEIVDMLVRSGALDLIVIDSVAALVPRAEIEGEMGDSHVGLQARLMSQALRKITSALNQSKTTAIFINQLREKIGVMFGSPETTTGGRALKFYASVRIDIRRIETLKDGTEAVGNRTRCKVVKNKVAPPFKQAEFDILYGQGISREGGLIDMGVEHGFVRKAGAWYTYEGDQLGQGKENARNFLKDNPDLANEIEKKIKEKLGVGVRPEEPAAEPGSDAAVTTPADDAKATPAPAAAKAGKPKAAAAKS from the coding sequence ATGGCAGGAACCGACCGCGAGAAGGCGCTCGACGCCGCGCTCGCACAGATTGAACGACAATTCGGCAAGGGCGCGGTCATGCGCATGGGCGAGCGGTCGATGGAGCCCATCGAGGTCATCCCCACCGGGTCGACCGCACTCGACGTCGCCCTCGGCGTGGGCGGCCTGCCGCGCGGCCGTGTGGTGGAGATCTACGGCCCCGAGTCCTCCGGCAAGACCACGCTCACCCTGCACGCGGTGGCGAACGCGCAGAAGGCCGGCGGCCAGGTCGCCTTCGTGGACGCGGAGCACGCCCTCGACCCCGAGTACGCGAAGAAGCTCGGCGTCGACATCGACAACCTGATCCTCTCCCAGCCGGACAACGGCGAGCAGGCCCTGGAGATCGTGGACATGCTGGTCCGCTCCGGCGCCCTCGACCTCATCGTCATCGACTCCGTCGCCGCGCTCGTCCCGCGCGCGGAGATCGAGGGCGAGATGGGTGACAGCCACGTCGGTCTGCAGGCCCGCCTGATGAGCCAGGCCCTGCGGAAGATCACCAGCGCGCTCAACCAGTCCAAGACCACCGCGATCTTCATCAACCAGCTCCGCGAGAAGATCGGCGTGATGTTCGGCTCCCCGGAGACCACGACCGGTGGCCGCGCGCTGAAGTTCTACGCCTCGGTGCGCATCGACATCCGCCGCATCGAGACCCTGAAGGACGGCACGGAGGCGGTCGGCAACCGCACCCGCTGCAAGGTCGTCAAGAACAAGGTCGCCCCGCCCTTCAAGCAGGCCGAGTTCGACATCCTCTACGGCCAGGGCATCAGCCGCGAGGGCGGTCTGATCGACATGGGCGTGGAGCACGGCTTCGTCCGCAAGGCCGGCGCCTGGTACACGTACGAGGGCGACCAGCTCGGCCAGGGCAAGGAGAACGCCCGCAACTTCCTCAAGGACAACCCCGACCTGGCCAACGAGATCGAGAAGAAGATCAAGGAGAAGCTGGGCGTCGGCGTCCGTCCGGAGGAGCCCGCCGCCGAGCCCGGCTCGGACGCCGCGGTCACCACCCCGGCCGACGACGCCAAGGCGACGCCCGCCCCCGCGGCCGCCAAGGCCGGCAAGCCCAAGGCCGCCGCAGCCAAGAGCTGA
- a CDS encoding SDR family NAD(P)-dependent oxidoreductase, producing the protein MTQRTTLITGSTQGMGRALALDLAPRGGTLLLHGRHPGRLAAVAAEARAAASGTTVRTYLADLADLDQVHAMADRINTVEPRLDGLINNAVVAGGAEPLRRELSRQGHELRFAVNHLAAHALTRDLLPLLTASAPARVVNVASMGQEAIDFDDVMLERGYEGLRAYFRSKLAMIMATFELAAELRGTGVTVNSLHPAHLMDTEAVRTSGLTPVTSTEEGVRPTVRLLLDPDLATVTGRYFDQFTVARAHDQAYDTEARRRLMRLTRGLLDRTGG; encoded by the coding sequence ATGACCCAGCGCACCACACTGATCACGGGCTCCACCCAGGGCATGGGCCGCGCTCTCGCCCTCGACCTGGCCCCGCGCGGCGGCACCCTCCTCCTGCATGGCCGTCACCCCGGGCGTCTGGCGGCCGTGGCCGCCGAGGCGCGGGCCGCCGCTTCCGGCACCACCGTCCGCACATACCTCGCCGACCTGGCGGACCTTGACCAGGTGCACGCGATGGCGGACCGGATCAACACAGTGGAGCCTCGGCTCGACGGGCTGATCAACAACGCGGTGGTGGCCGGCGGCGCGGAGCCGCTGCGGCGCGAGCTGAGCCGGCAGGGCCACGAACTGCGCTTCGCCGTGAACCACCTCGCTGCCCACGCCCTCACCCGCGACCTGCTGCCCCTGCTCACCGCCTCCGCTCCGGCCCGGGTGGTCAACGTCGCCTCGATGGGCCAGGAGGCGATCGACTTCGACGACGTCATGCTGGAGCGGGGCTACGAAGGGCTGCGTGCCTACTTCCGGAGCAAGCTGGCCATGATCATGGCGACCTTCGAGCTCGCCGCCGAACTGCGCGGCACCGGCGTCACGGTCAACTCCCTCCACCCCGCCCACCTGATGGACACGGAAGCCGTCCGGACGTCCGGCCTGACCCCGGTCACCAGCACGGAGGAGGGCGTACGGCCGACGGTCCGCCTGCTCCTCGACCCGGACCTCGCCACCGTCACAGGACGCTACTTCGACCAGTTCACCGTCGCCCGCGCGCATGACCAGGCGTACGACACCGAGGCCCGTCGGCGCCTGATGCGGCTGACCCGCGGCCTGCTCGACCGGACCGGCGGCTGA
- a CDS encoding AI-2E family transporter translates to MAPTDDTEPVDRHAASPDPSTPARLPATGAAGWGTRMPRWLPRAMVLALALVAAFQLGSWAFHQLTGLLINILIAFFLALAIEPAVSRMSARGMRRGFATFLVFLGLTVAVAGFITLLGSMLAGQIIKMIEGFPDYLDSLINWVNHTFHTDLRRVDVQEGLLHSDWLRKYAQNSAAGVLDVSAQVLGGLFQLLTVGLFSFYFAADGPRLRRALCSVLPPARQAEVLRAWEIAVDKTGGYLYSRGLMALISGAAHYILLEALGVPYAPVLGVWVGLVSQFIPTIGTYLAGALPMLIAFTVNPWYAVWVLVFVVIYQQFENYMLQPKLTSKTVDIHPAVAFGSVIVGTALLGAVGALIAIPAVATLQAFLGAYVKRYDVTDDPRVHGHPRSGSGGPGPLTRVRRLWRQRPAPEESS, encoded by the coding sequence GTGGCACCCACTGACGACACCGAGCCGGTCGACCGGCACGCGGCATCCCCGGACCCCTCGACGCCCGCCCGGCTCCCGGCCACCGGCGCCGCCGGTTGGGGGACGCGCATGCCGCGCTGGCTGCCGCGCGCCATGGTCCTCGCGCTCGCGCTGGTCGCCGCGTTCCAGCTCGGCAGCTGGGCCTTCCACCAGCTGACCGGCCTGTTGATCAACATATTGATCGCGTTCTTCCTGGCCCTCGCCATCGAGCCCGCGGTGAGCCGGATGTCCGCCAGGGGCATGCGCCGGGGTTTCGCCACCTTCCTGGTCTTCCTCGGCCTCACCGTCGCCGTCGCGGGATTCATCACCTTGCTCGGGTCCATGCTGGCGGGCCAGATCATCAAGATGATCGAGGGCTTCCCGGACTATCTTGACTCGCTGATCAACTGGGTCAACCACACGTTCCACACGGACCTCAGACGGGTGGACGTCCAGGAGGGGCTGCTCCACTCCGACTGGCTGCGCAAGTACGCGCAGAACAGCGCGGCCGGGGTCCTGGACGTGTCCGCCCAAGTGCTCGGCGGTCTGTTCCAGCTGCTGACGGTCGGGCTGTTCTCGTTCTACTTCGCCGCGGACGGGCCCCGGCTGCGCCGCGCCCTCTGCTCCGTCCTGCCGCCCGCGCGCCAGGCCGAGGTGCTGCGGGCCTGGGAGATCGCGGTCGACAAGACGGGCGGCTACCTGTACTCCCGCGGTCTCATGGCGCTCATCTCCGGTGCGGCGCACTACATCCTGCTGGAGGCCCTGGGAGTGCCGTACGCGCCCGTGCTCGGGGTCTGGGTGGGTCTGGTCTCCCAGTTCATCCCGACCATCGGCACCTACCTCGCCGGCGCGCTGCCCATGTTGATCGCGTTCACCGTCAACCCCTGGTACGCGGTGTGGGTGCTGGTCTTCGTCGTGATCTACCAGCAGTTCGAGAACTACATGCTGCAGCCCAAGCTGACCTCGAAGACGGTCGACATCCACCCGGCGGTCGCCTTCGGCTCGGTCATCGTGGGCACCGCGCTGCTCGGCGCGGTCGGCGCACTGATCGCCATCCCCGCGGTCGCCACGCTCCAGGCGTTCCTCGGTGCCTACGTGAAGCGGTACGACGTCACGGACGACCCGCGCGTGCACGGGCACCCGCGGTCGGGCTCGGGCGGCCCGGGGCCGCTCACCCGCGTGCGACGGCTGTGGCGACAGCGGCCCGCCCCGGAGGAGTCCTCCTGA
- a CDS encoding DUF3046 domain-containing protein, which yields MRLTVFWQRMDEHFGSGYAENFARDHVMSELGGRTVNEALDAGWEAKDVWRVVCSVMDVPGERR from the coding sequence ATGCGGTTGACGGTCTTCTGGCAGCGGATGGACGAACACTTCGGTTCGGGGTACGCCGAGAACTTCGCGCGCGACCACGTCATGTCCGAGCTGGGCGGGCGCACGGTGAACGAGGCGCTGGACGCGGGCTGGGAGGCCAAGGACGTGTGGCGCGTGGTCTGCTCGGTGATGGACGTGCCGGGGGAGAGGCGCTGA